The DNA sequence CAAAGACTGGGTGAGATATCTCAAGGAGCCCGACGCCGCTTAGACAACTTAAAGCCCTAACAACGCTTAATTCATGGAGCTTAGCCGCTAAATCCCTCAAATTTGATGCCGACACAAAAATCGTAATGGAGCCCACACCAGTACTAACACCGAATAATCTACTCCCCGAGAGAGCGGCGAATACTTGGCTTAAGGTATCCGGCTCTACATCGCAGAGCAAACTTATGGCGGCTAAACCCTTCTCGCTCCTAATCTTAAAGGAGTTTGAGTTAAAGACTCCAACTATCTCTGTTCCCTGAGATCTTAAATCTCCTGATGAAAAGCTAACGATCCTCAATCTTTGTCCCAAAAGCTTATATTTTAGGGCTTCAGCCTTAATGATCTTAGCACCACCATGGGCTAGAGTGAACATATCATGTATATCCAGCCTATCAAGTATACGTGGATTTGGAACAATCTTAGGGTCAGCTGATAGGACACCCTCAGTCTCCTTAACGAGTATCACATCCTCAGCCCTTAAACAATTCGCCAATAATAGGGCTGTTGTATCACTCCCACCCCTCCCAAGCGTCGTGACATTACCATCCCTATCCCTACCCAAGAAGCCGCAGACAACAACTATTTTACCACTAGATAGAAGAGGTTCAATATACTTCTTAACGCGCTCACAAGTCTCCTCAAGAAGGGGTTTAGCATCCCTAAAGTTTGAATCAGTTATAATCGGCCAAAAATCATGGCTGGGCTCAAGATAAACAGCATCTGCGCCCAAAGCCCTAAGAGCAGAGCAGAATATTCGAGCGCTTGTCCGTTCACCCATAGAAACTATGTCAGCGTAATCTCGATCATTCACTATACCCGCCTGCGACATAATGTTTATGAGGTTATCGGTTGTCCCACCCATAGCGGAAACTACCACAACAACCTCTTTAAACCCAGACTTTAAGACCATTTCAGCGGCTCTTCTAATCTTCTCCCCAGTGGCTAAGTCTCCCCCACCAAACTTCACTACAACCCTACCATTCACTATGAGCCCGCTCCACCTCCCCTAAACCAACCCTAACACATCATCCATACTATAAATTCCAGGCTTATCCTGCTTATAAATCCATTCAACGGCATATAATGCTCCCTGAGCGAAGACGCTTCTAGAGAAGGACGTGTGCTCTATCCTTATCATCTCATATGGACCAGCAATAATAACTTCATGAACACCTGGAACACCGCCAGCCCTAACAGCCAAAATCTCAAGCTCACCCGGTTTCCTAGCGCTTAAACCCTCACGCCCATAGGATATGCTTGTGTAGCCCCTAGCCTCAGATATTATCTCACCCATCCTCTTCGCCGTTCCGCTGGGCGCATCCCTCTTACCGGAATGATGGATCTCAACTATGCTGAAATCGTATCCTGCTGGGAAAACTTTCATCATACGCAGCAACCTTAAAAGAATATTCACTCCTATAGCATAGTTTGGTGAGAAGACAGCTGGAACCCTACTTGAAACAGCCTCCCTAATAATCTTCATCTGCTCATCTGTAAATCCAGTCGTCCCCATAACTATCCTCTTACCTAAATTAGCCACAACTGGCAGATTTGCAACCTCAGCCTCAGGCGTAGTGAAGGAGACATAGACATCTGCATTGCTGACGGCTTCCGGAATCCTTGATGGATCCATTATAATAACGTTTAGGTCGCAGATCCCAGCCTCCCTTAAGGTTCTACCTGTGTTAGGGTCATCCCTAGCTGCAATAGCCCCAACAATCCTAAATCCCCTAGCAACAGCCTCCCTAATCAGCGTACTACCCATTCTACCAGTTGCGCCAGCAACACATAATCTAATATTGCTCATACACTAAATCCTCCAAGAGACCTTCATCATACAAGCGCCTGCCCAAATCTACATCAAAGAAATCCTCTATAGGCTTAAAAATCCATGCATCCCTCTCATAAACAGTCCTCGCAACATTCAATATTACATTTAAGCCCTTCCTAGTCAACTTACCAAGCGGACGCCTACATGGACCGGAAGGCATACCTAGAACCCTCATGAGTGTCTTATATGGAAGCGGGTTCCTAGCTCTAAAAGTGACATTACCATATGGGGTTTCCTCCTCGGTCCTAACGGTCACAATTGAAAATAGGGGTTTAAGGGCTTCAGACAGCCTTCTAGCCTCCTCAACTCTACCCTCAAGTATAGCCCTAGTAAACTTCTGGGTTGCAGCAGGAGCCACGTTAGATGTAACAGAGATAACCCCACTCGCCCTTATATCTGGGCTCATCATCATATCATAAGTCTTATCGTCATCGCCGGATAATATGTCAAAGTCCTCACCGCAGAGCTTCCTAGTCAACTTCATATTCTCAAGGTTTCCAGTTGCCTCCTTAACTGCCCTAACATTCTTAAACTTCGAGTGTAGGATCGCTAGGTCTTGGGGTAGCAGCTGCGTTCCAGTCCTACCTGGAATAACATATGGTATCACATAGACATCTGGAAACATTTGGGCAACTGGCTCAATGTACTCTCTCCTTATCTCAAGGGAGCTTGGACCATTATAGTATGGATCAACCAGTAGAACGCATCTTACACCAAAGTCGTATACTTCCCTAGTCATCTCAATAGTCTTCTCAGTGCAATTGCTCCCAGTCCCAGCTATAACCACACATCTACCTCTAGCGGCATCATAAACTTCCCTGATAACCCTAACGCTCTCCTCATGTGTAAGCGTTGGACTCTCCCCAGTAGTCCCAACGGCAAGTAAACCGCTCACGCCCTCCTCAACCTGAAAATCAACAAGTCTCCTTAAACCCTCAAAATCAACCTCAAAATTGCTCTTCATAGGGGTTATTAGAGCGGTATAGCATCCCTCAAACCTCTTAATCTCCATTACAATCCCTCTTAAAGATATTCTGTGATTATAGAATAACTATTTATGTTTTTCGTTTTATTTTTACGTTTTTCGTAAAAAAATGAAGTGGCAATCAATACGTTTTTCGTAAAAATTATTTCCCAGAACGAACATAAATTAATTGTGGATCAAATAGATCTCAAGATATTGAATATATTAAGGGAGAATGCCAGAGTCAAATATATTAAAATAGCGAGACATATTGGTTTAACTGAGGGCGCTGTGAGAAGAAGAATAAAACGACTGATTACGAATGGAATAATAAAGAAGTTCACTATTGAGACAAGCATAGATGTTGAGGGGATAATTCTAATCGAGACTGAGACAGCTAGAACTAAGGAGGTTGTTCAGGATATAAGGAGGATTGCTGATAAAGTGTTTGAGATCTCGGGGGAATATGATGTTGCGGCATTCATTCGAACTCATACAATTGAGGAATTAAATTCTAAAGTAGATGAGATAAGGAAGATCCCATGGGTTCTGAATACAAAGACCCTAATAAAACTCAAGGATTGATTAAAAACATTTAATTCCAGCGTATCTCAAATAGACTCGAGTGCGCGATACATCCTCTCATAAGCTCCAGCAAACCCCTCATCTTTAGAAAGTAATCCTTGAGCAAGCCTAAAAAACTCTATGAAACCATCAAAATTCTTGCTCTCAATAATGCTCCTCAATTTTTCAGCTCTAGACATAAACTTATCCAAGTATTTAACTGTGCACTCATTATCCATTTGTATTGATGCATAAAGTGATGGATTTTCGCTCATAACAGCCTCACTTAGAGTCAGCTGCAAAGTAAATGTTGTTCCACCTAGACTTCTAAGCAGACGTATATCCTCCTCACCGACAACTGACGCAAAAACAATATTTATGAAGTGTGTTAAGGCTAGTGTTAAAGCCATAACCTCATCATGGGTCTCACAATCCACAACTATCACTTCAGCTTCAGGGAAAATTCTTTTCGTTAAATCCTCCTCAACTACACGGTCAATTACCGGTATAAGCGCAATCTTTCCACCAACCATATCCCGAGCGCCGGAGCCAAAAAGTGGATGAATTGACAAACTTTTTACTCCACGCTCAGCAATTCTCTTTAAAGCTGGAAGAACCCTAGATTTAAGAGATGATACTTCAGCAACGATTGCATGCTCCTTCAGATAGGGCATTATCTCAAGCAGGATTGTTGGCGTTACATCGATTGGCGCTGATACAAGTGTTAAATCAGCAATACTCGCAGCCTCAACATTACTCTTAACCATCCTTACACCTAAAGATTTTGCGATAAGCTCGGCTCTATCCACATTCAAATCCGATATTAAAACTTCACAACCATGCTTAAGAAAATATCTTGCAAACCATGAGCCCATCCTTCCAGCTCCACCAATTATAGCAACAATCAATCTGGTAAAACCCCCAGAATCACATTTTATAGAACCTAGACTTAATAATATCCCGCTGAACACGCTTAGATTCCTCAAGCAGCAGATCCAGAAGCTTTAATGCAAAATTTATGTCCACACCGCATTTTTGACTTAAATCCACAACTTTAACTCTCAATTCATTTTCAACAAGTGGATCTTCAATCGGCAGATTATTTTGAGCTTTTATCTCACCTATCCTCTTAGCTAAAGAGACCCTTTCACCCGATAAGCGGATTATCTCGAGTGTCAGTCTAGTCACCTCATCCCTAAGAGCCTTGAGATCCTCTAATCCAGCATCCAAGAATTTCCCTCCAAGAAGAGTATACGCTGGTTCAATGTAAAAATCTTGCCATAAATTATGGTAACACTTAATAATTATGGCAAACTCTAATAATTTGATTTGGAGGATGCTAATGGAATGCACCTACTAAATTTTAAGGGTCTATCTGGACAGCAGATCATGGAGATAGTTGATAAGGGTATAGAGATAAAGCATGATCCAGAAAAATATAGCGACTCTCTACATGGAAAAACCCTAGCAATGATATTCCAGAAGACCTCAACTAGGACCAGAGTCTCTTTCGAAGTTGCCATGACGCAGATGGGTGGGCATGCAATATACATGGATTGGAGGGCAACAAACTTCACAATAGCAGATATACATGATGAAACCCAATACCTCTCACGAAACGTTGACTGCATATTAGCACGGCTACTAAAAAACTCTGATCTGCAAGTTATGGCTAGAGCCTCACGAGTTCCGGTTATAAATGGCTGTGATGAAAAATACCATCCAACCCAGATAATAGCCGATTTAATAACAATGAAGGAGAGGAAGGGCTCATTAAAGGGCGTAAAGCTGGTTTATGTTGGCATACACAATAATGTATGTAACTCTCTAATTGAGGCATGCACAAAAATCGGCATCGAGATAACTACTGTTACACCAATATTTAATGAACCTTCCAGAGATGATGAACTCTTAGAGGAAGCCAGAAGAACAGGACTTTGGAAGACAACATTAAACCTCAAAGAGGCTATTAAAGACGCTGACTTCATTTATACTGATACTTGGGTTGATATGGAGTTCTTCTTAGACCCTAAGTATGCGGAGGAGATGGAGAGACGTATAAAACTGATGATGCCTTATCAACTAAATAGGGAGAATATCGCTGGAAGCAATGCTTGGATAATGCATGATATGCCAATTCACCGCGGATACGAGATAAGCTCAGATATGATTGAGGATCCAAGATCAATAATATATGAGCAAAGCGAGAACAGACTATATTCAGCTAAAGCCATACTGCTCAAGTTACTTGGAAAATACTAATGTAACCACCACAAATTTATTTTGATCCATAACCCTTAAATAATACAGTTTAATCCAAAATATGTCTGATTCAGGTGGAAAAGTTGAGTGAGGCATATAAGAAATATCTGCTCTTCGGAAAATGGAGCTTTGAGGGCATAGAGGTTAAAGACCCGGGACTTCAAAGATACATATCACTTAAGCCAGTTATTATACCCCACTCTATGGGTAGACATGAACATCATAGATTTGCAAAGGCTGATGTAAACATTGTTGAGAGACTTGTTAATCAACTTATGCGCCCAGGTAAAAACGCGGGGAAGAAAGCTAGAGCAATAAGGTTTGTGAAAAATGCATTTGAAATAATTCATCTCCAAACAGGCAGAAACCCAATTGAAGTGCTTATTAGAGCAATTGAGAATGCCGCACCATGTGAGGACACAACAAGGATAATGTATGGTGGAATAGTCTATCATCAAGCTGTGGATGTATCACCACAAAGAAGAGTTGATTTAGCATTACGCTGGATTGCTGAGGGCGCTAGGCTAGCGGCATTCAGTAACCCGAAAACATTCGAGGAGTGCCTGGCGGAAGAAATAATTTTAGCGGCTAATAAAGATCTTAAAAGCTATGCCATACAACGTAGAAATGAGCTTGAAAGAATAGCATTACATGCCCGTTAGCGCAAAATTTTATCCTAAAAATGTATACTTCTCCATCTCCCAGAATAGTTAAATACATTTCAAATAAATTATTTTAAAAATCAGCATTTAATCCGGGAAGAGAATCTATGAGCCTACTCATAAAGAATGGGTTTGTCTATGATCCCATAAACGGCGTTAATGGGGAAGTTATGGATATAGCCGTTGAGGGTGGACGAATAATTGAGAAGGTTAATGAATATGGGGCTCAGGTGATAGATGCATCCGGAATGATCGTCATGCCAGGTGGAATTGATATTCATACCCATATAGCTGGTTCAGAGGTTAATGCGGGTAGACTTCTGAGACCAGAGGATCATATATATGATTTTGAGCCTAAAACACCTATCACTAGATCGGGTGTCGGACACTCCATCCCCTCAACATTCACAACAGGCTACCGTTACACCCGTATGGGCTACACATTCCTCTGTAACCCTTCCATGCCACCTCTAGAGGCTAGGCATACACATGAGGAGCTTGAGGATACCCCCATAGTTGATAAGGTGACTTTCCCGCTTCTAGGCGACTGGTGGTTTGTTCTAGAATATCTCAGGGATGGATTAGTCAAAGAATGCGCTGAACACGCCGCATGGATGATTATGGCGACAAAAGGTTACGCTATCAAAATCGTTAATCCGGGTGGATTAGAGGCTTGGGGCTTCGGTAGAAACGTTAAGGATCTAGATGACCAGGTCCCATACTTTAACATAACCCCTAAAGAGATTATCCGCGGGCTCTGCATAGTGAACAAGATTCTTAATCTGCCACATACAATACATGTTCACACAAATAGGCTTGGACAGCCAGGAAACTACCTTACGACAATTAAAACAATGGAGTGCGTTGAGGATCTTGCAACATCCGATAAGCCCGTAATCCACATCACCCACTGCCAATTCAGCGCATTTAAGGGCGATAGCTGGGCTAACATGAGATCCGGGGCTGAGGATATAGCCAAATATGTTAATAGGCATTCACACGTCACACTTGACATGGGACAGATTGTTTTCACCGATACAACCACAATGACTGCTGATGGACCATGGCAATACACGCTCTACGAGATCAGCGGGAATAAATGGGTTAACCATGATGTTGAGGTTGAGACGAGCTCCGGCATAGTTCCATTTAAATATAGGCGCAAGAGCTATGTTCATGCAATAATGTGGTCTATTGGACTTGAATTAGCCCTCCTAATAGAGGATCCATGGAAAATCTATTTGACAACAGATCACCCTAATGGAGGACCCTTCACCTCATATCCCAGAATCATATCTTGGCTTATGAGCGAAAAGGCTAGGGAGCGAGTCCTCAAAAGAATTAACAGGAAAGCCAAGGCTAAATCGCTACTTCCAAGCATAAATAGAGAGATGACTTTCTATGAGATAGCAATAATCACAAGAGCTGGGCAAGCAAAGGCGCTTGGCCTAAAGAGTAAGGGACACTTAGGTATAGGTGCCGATGCTGACATATCTATCTATAACATTGATCCAAGAAAAATTGATCCCTCACGGGATTATAAAGCTGTTCGAAGGGCATTTTCCAACGCCGCATACACAATTAAAAGTGGGGAGATAGTTGCCGTAAACGGGAGAATAGTTAAAGCTCCTGCTGGGAGAACATATTGGATAAACTTTGAAGCATATTGTGGAGCAGATTGCCTATTGAGAGCAGCCGCCGAATTAAAGAGAAAGTTTAGAGATTACTGGACTATTGAGTTTGACAACTACTTTATTCCGGAGAGATACCTCAAGATTTCAGCGCCAATATCTATTAAAGCGGGGGTGTAAAAGATCATAATACACATTACTCCAAAATATAAATTTAGGCTCCCAATATATGCTGAATGCATATCCCCAGATATTCTCTCCGGGAAAAGCCTGGAGGAGATGTTGAAGCTGAAAGTTTGGGAGGGTAATAGAGCCCGTACATTAGACGATCTCTTCCATATTAAACTTGAGCGGGAGACGGAGGACGGTGATCTCACAATAAACCTAACCGGAGATTTCATTAAGGTTAGAAGGGTTGGGGCTAATATGAGTTACGGAAAGATAATCGTTAACGGGGATATCGGCATGCATCTGGGTGAGGGGATGAGGGGCGGCGAGATAATTGTTAATGGATATGCTGATTCATGGCTCGGCGGCTCAATGAAGAATGGAAGAATAGAAGTTAAAGGTTCAACTGGGGACTATATTGGCGCACCATACCGTGGAAGTAAAAACGGAATGAGTGGAGGACTAATTATTATTCACGGCAATGCTGGCAGGGAAATTGGATGCTTAATGAGGGGTGGAACAATTAAAGTTTATGGTTCCGTCGGGCATTTGGCTGGCATAAACATGACCGATGGAACAATATTTATTCGAGAAGACTGCGCTGGTGAAGCCGGGGCTCAAATGCGTAATGGGAGAATAATTATATGCGGGTATACTCCATCCGTTTTACCAACATTCACAATAGATAGTATAAGACCAAGCGTTGATGTTAATGGTGAAAAGATAACTGGACCATTCTATAGGTTTATAGGTGATATAGCGGATAATGGTGAGGGAAAACTCTTCATATCAAAGCCCAAGAACCCGCACCTAGCATTTTATGAAAAATATCTTTCTTAGGGGATTAGGATTTTGCCCAGCATTAATAGGGAAGCCATTAAAATCGTGAGGGAAATCTGCAGTAACCCGGAAAAATATAATGTTGCTATTAAGAGAAACAGTTTAGGCACATGTATAATTGATGCTGGAATAAATATTAGGGGCGGCTTTCTCGTAGGGGAATTAATAACAAGAATCTGCCTAGGCGGACTTGCCAAAGTAAATCTTTCATCGATAAAGATAGGTAATGTGAGGGTTCCGTCAATAAGAGTCTACACGGATTATCCATCAATATCAACATTAGGCTCGCAGATGGCTGGCTGGAGAATTAAAGTTGGCGAATACTTAGCCATGGGTTCAGGTCCAGCAAGAGCCCTAGCCCTAAAGCCCAAGAGCATATATGAAAAGATAGGATATAGGGATGAGTCTGATGAAGCCGTTATTGTTTTGGAGGCACTCGAGGAGCCGCCTGAAGAAGCCATTAAAATCATCGCTGAATCATGCCATGTGACCCCTGAAAAATTATTTGTAATAGTTACGCCAACATCCTCAATAGCTGGCTTAACCCAGATTTCTGGCAGAGTGGTTGAGGTCGGCATATATAAGCTTCTCGAACTTGGATTGGAACCGGAAAAAGTGCTATACGCTTTCGGGGAGGCGCCGATTCCGCCACCCCACCCGGATAGTGTTAAGTCTATGGGTAGAGCGAATGATGCAATACTTTACGGCGGCTCAGCATATTATGTTGTAAGCCACGAAGATAATTATTTGAGAGATATCGTTAAGAGGGCAGTTTCATCAGCATCAAGAGAATATGGAAAACCATTCTCGGAGATATTCAGAGAGGCTGGGCAAGACTTCTACAAAATTGACCCACAAATATTTGCGCCAGCCAAGATAACGATTGCCAATAAGAGGACTGGAAAAGTTTTTGCCGCTGGAAAAATAAATGCGGAGATACTGCTCAGATCCATAGAGTTAATAGGCTGAAACGAGAGATAAACATCTATTGATTGTAAATAATCTCTATGTCGGCGCTTTATTGCGCTCCCTTTTCCTCCTAGAAATCTTTATCAGGAGATCTAGAAGATTCTTATCCTCCAGGGGTTTTGCTCTAATAACCCCCCTAGATTCAGCTTTACTAAATAATTCATCTCCGATTTCACTACGTACTATTGTCAGAGTCCAGCCCTCAAGACCTAGACCACCAGCAGATATATCAGCCAGCTCAGCGGAGAAATCTAAGCATGTGTTGCAGAAAACGCATGAGGATGCCTTAAAATCTTTTAAGGGCAACGCTTTAACTTCGCCATTCCTCATTTTAAGAAGCAATTTACCCTTTATATTAATCCTAATTACATCATCTGGCTTAATCCCAGCTTTAAGAATCTGATTAATAAGCCCCTCGTAAGTGAAGCTCTCACTGCAGAATAGTCCTATAGTGAATTTGACTGGATTCGCATACTTTTTTAGCGGGAGCATCTGAATTCTTCTAATGGCATGAATCTGACATGGCGTCCCAACAAAGGCTAATTTTCCAATTTTCCTCCGGACGCCATCCCTAAGCGCAAGCATATTTGGCGAGTACGTGTATTTTGTTCCAGCACATTCAAGAATATCATTTTTTGATAAAGCCAGCTTGGGAACACCCTTCAACGGTTTATCTAGGCTTCCGCCAGATAGGACGGCGCCGTCAATTATTCCTTCTTCCAAAGCAAATGTTAGAAGTGATGTTACAACCCCACCATCCTGGCATACGCTCATAATTTCACTACTCGTCGTCTGTGTCACGAGAACACGCTTATAAACACCGAATTCCTCATTAATACTACGCTCCCTATTAAATATGAAGCGCTCAAGATCCGGAATAGAGAGATTAAATTTTGGGCATATTTGAGCACATATTCCACAAACCTTACATTCACTTATAAGTCTGGGGCTACCCTCAGCATATTCAAGACAATTGAATGGGCATGAGATGACACAAGATGCGCAACCAGTGCAAAGGAGAGAATCGATAACATGCTTCTTCAGCGTTTCCTCAAAAGTAACTCTTTGGAGAGGCATTAATCTTACCCTCAAAGGCTTTATTTTTAGGAGGATTGTAAATAAAATACTGGTTAGACTAATATATGCTTCGCTGGAGAAACAGAAAATGGATTTAAACAGCTTAATCAATGAATCCATAACCGTTAAACCAAAGGTGTTCCTAGAGCTAATTAATGATGTTGGCAATATACTTTCTAGTGAGCAAGAAAGAGGCATAAGAGGGTTAGCTCTTATCGGTAAGCTTATTTATATCCCATCTCAAGGCGAAGCAATAATTGTAGGAGATATCCACGGTGACCTATCAAGCCTAAAACACATATTATCTGAAACGAGATTCATAGATAGAGTTCAGCATGAGCATAATTTATATCTGATTTTCCTCGGCGACTATGGTGATAGAGGCGTATACTCGCCAGAAGTTTATTACATAATTTTAATGTTGAAGAAAATGTTCCCAGAGAACATAATCCTCATTCAAGGCAATCATGAGGGACCGGAAGATTTACTCGCACGCCCACACGACCTACCATATCACTTAAGAAGGAAGTTTGGTTTGGAGGGATTAAGGGTTTATGAAGAGTTAAGCCGTCTTTTTAGGAGATTCTATACGGCTGTGATCATTAAAGACATGTTCGTAATGCTTCATGGTGGGGTTCCAAGTGAAATGAGAAGCGTGGATGATCTTGCATTTGCATACAAGAAGCATCCTGCCGAAAGCCATTTAGAGGAGATATTATGGAGTGATCCAATAGACGAGTTAGATGGAAAGTATCCATCCCCGCGTGGAGCAGGATACTTATTTGGCGAAAGTATAACAAAGAATTTCCTTAACACTCTAGGCGTTAAACTCTTAATTAGGGGTCATGAGCCAGTAGACGGGGGATATAAATTCAATCATAATGGAAAGGTTTTAACATTATTCTCAAGGAAGGGAGCACCATACTACAATACCTATGCAGCATATTTAACCCTAAAATTATCACTCATCCACTATTCCATAGATGATATTAAGCGATCAATTCGGATATTTTAAGAATATTAAAAT is a window from the Candidatus Bathyarchaeia archaeon genome containing:
- a CDS encoding metallophosphoesterase; the encoded protein is MDLNSLINESITVKPKVFLELINDVGNILSSEQERGIRGLALIGKLIYIPSQGEAIIVGDIHGDLSSLKHILSETRFIDRVQHEHNLYLIFLGDYGDRGVYSPEVYYIILMLKKMFPENIILIQGNHEGPEDLLARPHDLPYHLRRKFGLEGLRVYEELSRLFRRFYTAVIIKDMFVMLHGGVPSEMRSVDDLAFAYKKHPAESHLEEILWSDPIDELDGKYPSPRGAGYLFGESITKNFLNTLGVKLLIRGHEPVDGGYKFNHNGKVLTLFSRKGAPYYNTYAAYLTLKLSLIHYSIDDIKRSIRIF
- a CDS encoding Coenzyme F420 hydrogenase/dehydrogenase, beta subunit C-terminal domain produces the protein MPLQRVTFEETLKKHVIDSLLCTGCASCVISCPFNCLEYAEGSPRLISECKVCGICAQICPKFNLSIPDLERFIFNRERSINEEFGVYKRVLVTQTTSSEIMSVCQDGGVVTSLLTFALEEGIIDGAVLSGGSLDKPLKGVPKLALSKNDILECAGTKYTYSPNMLALRDGVRRKIGKLAFVGTPCQIHAIRRIQMLPLKKYANPVKFTIGLFCSESFTYEGLINQILKAGIKPDDVIRINIKGKLLLKMRNGEVKALPLKDFKASSCVFCNTCLDFSAELADISAGGLGLEGWTLTIVRSEIGDELFSKAESRGVIRAKPLEDKNLLDLLIKISRRKRERNKAPT